From the genome of Lotus japonicus ecotype B-129 chromosome 6, LjGifu_v1.2, one region includes:
- the LOC130724174 gene encoding uncharacterized protein LOC130724174 yields the protein MDSDSPSPRSESQTDPLLRDPFDELCHDLSSLQDLASCGAWRSVIDKVSRARALSLLHKPHDHLTYLAFNALAFTKLRRFNEASAELDSMEDLDSAHYRYETYPKIYPNRVGSMVPFSLRWLHALIPIKLGQRQQGMDRLYRLLDFVREKIKDKENSNLSVSLGMWRKREVFVVNCVIGHHLSHKEFGACLSLMKELLSRDSSDPILISQLGYMQLQIGDLEGAKVSFMKVENEGKNHGSLSEVEYQNLVNRNKALVYMVGKDYVSAVREYEECIERDSTDVVAVNNKALSLMYLRDLSDSIKVLENALERVPTVALNETIVVNLCSMYELAYVNHSDIKRTLSSWIARVAPDDFDSTCTRT from the coding sequence ATGGACTCGGATTCTCCCTCTCCCAGATCCGAATCCCAAACGGACCCTCTCCTCCGCGACCCGTTCGACGAGCTCTGCCACGACCTCTCCTCCCTCCAAGACCTCGCCAGCTGCGGCGCGTGGCGCTCCGTCATCGACAAGGTCTCACGCGCCAGAGCCCTCTCTCTCCTCCACAAGCCCCACGACCACCTCACCTACCTCGCCTTCAACGCCCTCGCCTTCACCAAGCTCCGCCGTTTCAACGAAGCCTCCGCCGAGCTCGACTCCATGGAGGATCTCGACAGCGCGCACTACCGCTACGAAACCTACCCGAAAATCTACCCGAACCGGGTCGGATCCATGGTCCCGTTCTCCCTCCGGTGGCTCCACGCTCTGATTCCGATCAAATTGGGCCAACGCCAGCAAGGGATGGACCGGTTGTACCGCCTTCTCGATTTCGTGCGGGAGAAGATTAAGGACAAGGAGAACAGTAATCTCAGCGTTTCGCTTGGTATGTGGAGAAAGCGAGAGGTTTTCGTTGTGAATTGCGTGATTGGGCACCATTTGAGTCACAAGGAGTTTGGTGCGTGCTTGAGTTTGATGAAGGAGTTGCTTTCTCGCGATTCTTCGGACCCGATTTTGATTTCGCAGCTGGGGTATATGCAATTGCAAATTGGGGACTTGGAGGGCGCGAAAGTTTCGTTTATGAAGGTGGAAAATGAGGGGAAGAATCATGGGTCGTTGAGTGAGGTTGAGTATCAGAATCTTGTGAACAGAAATAAGGCATTGGTGTATATGGTTGGGAAGGATTATGTGTCTGCAGTGAGGGAGTATGAGGAGTGCATTGAGAGGGATTCGACTGATGTGGTTGCTGTGAACAATAAGGCTCTCAGTTTGATGTATTTGAGGGACTTGTCGGATTCGATCAAGGTGTTGGAAAATGCACTTGAAAGGGTTCCTACTGTGGCTCTCAATGAGACTATTGTTGTCAATTTGTGTAGTATGTACGAGTTGGCTTATGTTAATCACTCTGATATTAAGAGAACGCTTAGTAGTTGGATTGCTCGCGTTGC